The window CGCCGAACTGCGTGAGATCGCCGCGCGTTATCCGCAGCCGCGCTCGGGCCTGCTGCCGATGCTGCACCTGATCCAGTCCGCCGAGGGCCAGGTCACCGAAGAGGGCATCGAGGCGTGCGCCGAGATCATCGGCATCACGCCCGCGGAGGTCAGCGGTGTCGCGACCTTCTACACGATGTACAAGCGCCGCCCGGTGGGTGACTTCCATGTCGGCGTGTGCACCAACACGTTGTGTGCGGTGATGGGCGGCGACGAGATCTTCGCCAAGCTCAAGGACCACCTCGGTGTCGGCAACGACGAACTCGCGCCCCAGCGTGACGGCGACCAGGCGACGGTGTCGCTGGAGCACGTCGAATGCAACGCGGCCTGCGACTACGCGCCGGTGATGATGGTCAACTGGGAGTTCATGGACAACCAGACACCCGAGTCGGCGACCAAGTTGGTCGACGACCTGCGTGCCGGCGAGGAGGTCCACTCCACTCGCGGCCCGAAGTTGTGCTCGTGGCGTCAGGTCGAGCGCGTGCTCGCCGGGTTCCCCGACGGTCTCGCCGACGAAGGCCCGAGCGCCGGTCCGGCCTCCGTTGCCGGCCTCAAGTTGGCGCGTGAGAACGACTGGACGGCGCCCGAAGGCGCCGCGCCCAAGCAGGTTGAGGGAGGTAGCGAGAAGTGACCGACATCGACACGCTGACTCCCGTCTTGACCGACAACTGGGATCAGGACCGCTCCTGGACGCTCGCGGCGTACGAATCTCGCGGCGGCTACGGCGCGATGAAGAAGGCGCTCACGATGGAGCCCGACACGATCATCTCGGCCGTGAAGGACTCCGGTCTGCGCGGTCGTGGCGGCGCCGGCTTCCCGACCGGCATGAAGTGGGGCTTCATCCC of the Nocardioides sp. genome contains:
- the nuoE gene encoding NADH-quinone oxidoreductase subunit NuoE translates to MSNPQPPQRFAEVEGNLSEETYAELREIAARYPQPRSGLLPMLHLIQSAEGQVTEEGIEACAEIIGITPAEVSGVATFYTMYKRRPVGDFHVGVCTNTLCAVMGGDEIFAKLKDHLGVGNDELAPQRDGDQATVSLEHVECNAACDYAPVMMVNWEFMDNQTPESATKLVDDLRAGEEVHSTRGPKLCSWRQVERVLAGFPDGLADEGPSAGPASVAGLKLARENDWTAPEGAAPKQVEGGSEK